A single Pseudomonas sp. HN11 DNA region contains:
- a CDS encoding TonB-dependent receptor, whose protein sequence is MSSRFNRRSSSPVLSLLTAAILLAVAPVMAATAAEPAPRSHGNYNFSIEQQSLVSALNAFTAVTGWQVGMPAELGQGVSSPGVRGPLSPEKALDRLLVGTNLSYRKLGNNTIVLEKRSAGSTLNLQQVTISATRNEQDVNSVPSTVSVHDREELDRQNVNTIRELVRYEPNVSVGGAGGRSSNSGYNIRGIDGDRILTQVDGVEVPDNFFNGPYAKTRRNYVDPEIVKRVEILRGPASALYGSSAIGGAVSYFTLDPDDIIKPGQDVGARLKTGYSSADESWLTSSTVAGRVQDFDGLLHLSQRNGHEMESYDGNNATGLARTGANPEDARTTNVLAKLGWNYGDDNRLGLTYEKFKDDRDVNLKSAVGGPFTGGRGFNFYRARSGNDTITRERFGIENRFALDSPIADQIKTRLNYQIAKTDQTTAEIYQPSRRVLRTRETLYEEKQWVFDAQLNKAFSLGETDHQLTYGTTLKQQKVTGSREGAASCLAVGGGCTAIGAPSPIASDSVRKASDFPDPTINTYSLFAQDQITWDKWTFLPAVRYDYTRLKPKLTEEFLNTVDPTRIYAHSDKEKTWHRVTPKFGLTYALTDHYTWFGQYAEGFRTPSAKALYGRFENLQQGYTVEPNPNLKPESSKGVETGIRGNFDSGSFDIAVFYNKYRNFIDEDASVAGGTSQQFEANNIKHATIKGIEAKGRLNLDAFGAPQGLYTQGSVGYTYGRNDDNGEALNSVNPLKGVFGLGYDQGNYGGLLSWTLVKKQNRVDSTTFHAPDGSTTGPFKTPGFGVLDLTGFYKVTKDVTINGGLYNLTDKKYWNWDDVRSYDGVGEAGVTSPANLDRLTQPGRNFAINLVWDI, encoded by the coding sequence ATGTCCTCTCGTTTCAACCGCCGGTCCTCTTCGCCCGTTTTGTCCTTGCTGACTGCAGCCATCTTGCTGGCCGTTGCGCCTGTCATGGCGGCCACTGCCGCCGAACCCGCTCCCCGCAGCCACGGCAACTACAATTTCAGCATCGAGCAGCAATCGCTGGTCTCGGCACTCAACGCGTTTACCGCTGTGACCGGCTGGCAAGTCGGCATGCCCGCGGAGCTGGGCCAGGGTGTGTCGTCTCCTGGCGTACGCGGCCCGTTGTCGCCGGAAAAAGCCCTGGACCGGCTGTTGGTGGGGACCAACCTGAGCTACCGCAAACTGGGCAATAACACTATCGTCCTGGAAAAACGCTCAGCGGGCAGCACCCTCAACCTGCAACAGGTGACCATCAGCGCCACCCGTAACGAGCAGGATGTAAACAGCGTGCCGAGCACCGTCAGCGTGCATGATCGCGAGGAGCTGGACCGCCAGAACGTGAATACCATCCGTGAACTGGTGCGTTACGAACCCAACGTCTCGGTAGGCGGTGCCGGTGGCCGCTCGAGCAATTCGGGCTACAACATTCGCGGCATCGACGGCGATCGCATCCTCACCCAGGTCGATGGCGTGGAAGTGCCGGACAACTTCTTCAACGGCCCTTACGCCAAGACCCGCCGCAACTACGTCGACCCGGAAATCGTCAAGCGCGTGGAGATCCTGCGCGGCCCGGCCTCGGCCCTGTACGGCAGCAGCGCGATCGGCGGTGCGGTGAGTTACTTCACCCTCGACCCGGACGACATCATCAAGCCTGGCCAGGACGTCGGCGCCCGCCTGAAAACCGGCTACAGCTCCGCCGACGAAAGCTGGCTGACCTCCAGCACCGTCGCCGGTCGCGTGCAGGACTTCGACGGCTTGCTGCACCTGAGCCAGCGCAACGGCCACGAGATGGAATCCTACGATGGCAACAACGCCACGGGCCTGGCGCGTACCGGTGCCAACCCCGAGGATGCACGCACGACCAACGTGCTGGCCAAACTGGGTTGGAATTATGGCGATGACAACCGACTGGGCCTGACTTACGAGAAATTCAAGGACGATCGCGACGTCAACCTCAAGAGTGCCGTGGGCGGACCGTTCACCGGCGGGCGCGGCTTCAACTTCTACCGTGCGCGGTCGGGCAACGACACCATTACCCGCGAGCGTTTTGGCATCGAAAACCGCTTCGCCCTCGACTCGCCGATTGCCGATCAGATCAAGACCCGCCTTAACTACCAGATCGCCAAGACTGACCAGACCACCGCCGAGATCTATCAGCCCTCACGCCGTGTGTTGCGCACCCGCGAAACCCTTTATGAAGAAAAGCAGTGGGTATTCGACGCACAGTTGAACAAGGCCTTCAGCCTGGGTGAAACCGATCACCAACTGACCTACGGCACCACCCTCAAACAACAGAAAGTCACCGGCTCCCGTGAAGGCGCAGCCAGCTGCCTGGCTGTTGGCGGCGGTTGCACGGCCATCGGCGCGCCCAGCCCGATTGCAAGCGACAGCGTGAGAAAAGCCAGCGACTTCCCGGACCCGACCATCAACACCTACTCGCTGTTCGCTCAGGACCAGATCACCTGGGACAAATGGACCTTCCTGCCTGCCGTGCGCTACGACTACACCCGACTAAAACCCAAGTTGACTGAAGAGTTCCTCAACACCGTCGACCCAACGCGGATCTACGCTCACAGTGACAAGGAAAAAACCTGGCACCGTGTCACGCCGAAATTCGGCCTGACCTATGCGCTGACCGATCATTACACCTGGTTCGGCCAATACGCCGAAGGCTTCCGCACGCCGTCGGCCAAAGCCTTGTACGGCCGCTTTGAAAACCTGCAACAGGGCTACACCGTCGAGCCCAACCCGAACCTCAAGCCGGAAAGCAGCAAGGGCGTGGAAACCGGGATTCGCGGCAACTTCGATTCCGGCTCGTTTGATATCGCCGTGTTCTACAACAAATACCGCAACTTCATCGACGAAGACGCCTCCGTCGCCGGCGGTACATCACAGCAATTCGAAGCCAACAACATCAAGCACGCCACCATCAAGGGGATCGAAGCCAAAGGTCGCCTGAACCTCGATGCGTTCGGCGCACCGCAAGGCCTGTATACCCAGGGTTCGGTTGGCTACACCTATGGCCGCAACGACGATAACGGCGAGGCGCTCAACAGCGTCAACCCGCTCAAGGGCGTATTCGGCCTGGGCTACGATCAGGGCAACTACGGCGGCCTGCTGAGCTGGACCCTGGTGAAAAAGCAGAACCGCGTCGACAGCACCACCTTCCACGCGCCTGACGGCAGCACCACTGGCCCATTCAAAACCCCAGGCTTCGGCGTCCTCGACCTGACCGGTTTCTACAAAGTCACCAAGGACGTGACCATCAATGGCGGCCTCTACAACCTCACCGACAAGAAGTACTGGAACTGGGACGACGTACGCAGCTACGACGGTGTCGGCGAAGCGGGCGTGACCTCCCCGGCCAACCTCGACCGCCTGACCCAGCCGGGCCGCAACTTTGCGATCAACCTGGTCTGGGACATTTAA
- a CDS encoding biliverdin-producing heme oxygenase, producing the protein MTASPTAERPSLRSQRLNQITNEPHTKLDALVKAHAPFETQANFARFVVAQYLFQSELVDLYNDAELIKIVPDLAERCRAEAAKLDLGDLDTDVPAPVAGAVKNPSKAEALGWLFVSEGSKLGAAFLIKRAVGLGLSETFGARHLGEPAGGRAEGWKSFTRTLDAMEFSAEEEAAVEKGAIDAFVRFTVLLEQAYASAPELA; encoded by the coding sequence ATGACCGCTTCTCCTACCGCAGAACGCCCAAGCCTACGCTCCCAGCGCCTGAACCAGATCACTAACGAGCCACACACCAAGCTCGACGCCCTGGTCAAAGCCCACGCCCCGTTTGAAACCCAAGCCAACTTCGCCCGTTTCGTGGTGGCGCAGTACCTGTTCCAGTCGGAACTGGTCGACCTGTACAACGATGCCGAACTGATCAAGATCGTGCCGGACCTGGCCGAACGCTGCCGCGCCGAAGCCGCCAAGCTGGACCTGGGCGACCTGGACACCGACGTGCCCGCTCCGGTCGCCGGTGCCGTGAAAAACCCAAGCAAGGCCGAAGCCCTGGGCTGGTTGTTCGTGTCCGAAGGCTCCAAGCTGGGCGCCGCATTTCTGATCAAGCGCGCCGTTGGCCTGGGCCTGAGCGAAACCTTCGGTGCCCGTCACCTGGGTGAGCCGGCCGGTGGACGTGCCGAAGGCTGGAAAAGCTTCACCCGTACGCTCGACGCCATGGAATTCAGTGCCGAAGAAGAAGCCGCCGTGGAAAAAGGCGCGATCGACGCATTTGTACGCTTCACCGTCTTGCTGGAACAGGCGTACGCTAGCGCCCCTGAACTGGCCTGA
- a CDS encoding YbaN family protein yields the protein MTGKIQSTSKIARILFGLLAYVSLGIGLVAIVVPGLPTTEFILLAAWAATKSSPRLSAWLENHRLFGPILFNWRNGKIIARRAKVSATVSMLLCALLMLVMLDHGWPIYLAIAGMSLGNLWIWSRPERLAAPV from the coding sequence ATGACCGGCAAAATCCAATCCACCTCGAAAATCGCCCGGATCCTCTTCGGCCTGCTGGCCTACGTCAGCCTGGGCATCGGGCTGGTGGCGATTGTCGTGCCGGGTTTGCCCACCACCGAATTCATCCTGCTCGCCGCCTGGGCCGCCACCAAAAGCTCACCGCGCCTCAGCGCCTGGCTGGAAAACCACCGGCTGTTCGGACCGATCCTGTTCAATTGGCGCAACGGCAAGATCATCGCCCGCCGGGCCAAAGTCAGTGCCACCGTGAGCATGCTGCTGTGCGCCCTCCTGATGCTGGTGATGCTCGATCACGGCTGGCCGATCTACCTGGCAATTGCCGGGATGAGCCTGGGCAACCTGTGGATCTGGTCACGTCCGGAACGGCTTGCAGCCCCTGTATAA
- a CDS encoding methyl-accepting chemotaxis protein produces MQVQFREIDQVATASNEMSATAHDVANSASNAASAARGADQSAREGMSIIEQSTRDITSLAEEVSKAVGEVEALAVNSEQIGSVLEVIRSIAEQTNLLALNAAIEAARAGESGRGFAVVADEVRNLAKRTQDSVEEIRLVIERIQSGTRGVVATMHSSQSQAQSNAGQIHQAVQALGKISDAVTVISDMNLQIASAAEQQSAVAEEVNRNVSAIRTVTETLTGQATESAAISSQLNALASQQMKLMDQFRV; encoded by the coding sequence ATGCAGGTGCAGTTCCGCGAAATCGACCAGGTGGCTACCGCGTCCAATGAGATGAGCGCCACTGCCCATGACGTCGCCAACAGTGCCTCCAATGCGGCCAGCGCGGCACGGGGTGCTGACCAGTCAGCGCGCGAAGGCATGTCGATCATTGAGCAGAGCACCCGCGACATCACCTCCTTGGCCGAAGAAGTCAGCAAGGCCGTAGGCGAAGTCGAAGCCTTGGCAGTCAACAGCGAGCAGATTGGTTCGGTGCTGGAAGTGATCCGCAGCATCGCCGAGCAGACCAACCTGCTGGCGCTGAACGCTGCCATTGAGGCGGCACGCGCCGGGGAAAGTGGCCGTGGCTTTGCGGTAGTGGCCGACGAAGTACGCAACCTGGCCAAGCGCACCCAGGACTCCGTGGAGGAAATCCGCCTGGTGATCGAACGCATCCAGAGCGGCACCCGTGGCGTGGTGGCGACCATGCATTCGAGCCAGAGCCAGGCCCAGAGCAATGCCGGGCAGATCCATCAGGCGGTGCAGGCGTTGGGCAAGATCAGCGATGCCGTCACCGTGATCAGCGACATGAACCTGCAGATCGCCAGCGCCGCCGAACAACAGAGCGCCGTGGCCGAAGAGGTCAACCGCAACGTCTCGGCGATCCGCACTGTGACCGAAACGCTCACCGGCCAGGCCACCGAGTCGGCGGCCATCAGCAGCCAACTCAACGCGTTGGCCAGCCAGCAGATGAAACTGATGGATCAGTTCAGGGTTTAA
- a CDS encoding nitroreductase family protein — translation MQALDALLNRVSVPRLLEPAPTQEQRDVLFAAAMRAPDHAQLRPWRFLTVEGAAREQMGTLLAEAARLQDADAPQAAIDKAQNGPLRAPLVVVVIACLQEHFKVPKSEQLLAAACAAHGILLAAYAQGIGAVWRTGELSYSAHVAKGLGLTADEEVIGFLYLGTPQNPPRTAPKEDVAAFVSAWTGV, via the coding sequence ATGCAGGCTCTCGACGCTTTGCTCAACCGTGTTTCCGTGCCGCGTTTGCTCGAGCCGGCACCGACCCAGGAGCAGCGCGACGTGCTGTTCGCCGCCGCCATGCGGGCGCCCGACCACGCTCAGTTGCGCCCTTGGCGCTTCCTCACCGTTGAAGGCGCCGCCCGCGAACAGATGGGTACGCTGCTGGCCGAGGCTGCGCGCCTGCAAGACGCCGATGCGCCGCAAGCCGCCATCGACAAAGCCCAGAACGGCCCATTGCGCGCGCCGTTGGTCGTGGTGGTGATTGCCTGTTTGCAGGAGCACTTCAAGGTGCCGAAATCCGAGCAACTGCTGGCTGCGGCCTGTGCGGCCCACGGCATCCTCCTGGCGGCGTATGCCCAGGGGATTGGCGCCGTGTGGCGCACCGGTGAATTGTCCTACTCGGCCCATGTCGCCAAAGGCCTGGGGCTGACGGCAGACGAGGAAGTGATTGGCTTCCTCTACCTGGGGACACCGCAGAACCCGCCGCGCACAGCGCCCAAGGAAGATGTGGCGGCGTTTGTCAGTGCCTGGACCGGCGTTTAA
- a CDS encoding di-heme oxidoreductase family protein, whose translation MFRSLFRLSAAVLALSLTACDDAPRFTKAEPGESRAGGAATVNKRDQNAFSLPSANLSPTRRLDFSVGNSFFRSPWVIAPSTTTARDGLGPLFNTNACQNCHIKDGRGHPPLPDAANAVSMLVRLSIPDAAPYAKLIEQLGVVPEPVYGGQLQDMAVPGVLPEGKVRVDYTPVNVAFKDGTVIELRKPDLQITQLGYGPMHSDTRFSARVAPPMIGLGLLEAISDADILRNTDPKTADKEAIVGRANWVWDDAQQKTVLGRFGWKAGQPNLNQQNVHAFSGDMGLTTSLRPFDDCTDAQVACKQAPNGNGPDGEPEVSDNILRLVLFYTRNLAVPVRRDVNKPQVLAGKNLFYQAGCQGCHKPVFTTAANAAEPELANQVIRPYSDLLLHDMGEGLADNRSEFKAGGRDWRTPPLWGIGLTQTVSGHTQFLHDGRARNLLEAVLWHGGEAQAAQQHVLSFNAEQRAALLAFLNSL comes from the coding sequence ATGTTCCGTTCGCTTTTTCGCCTGTCCGCAGCCGTGCTGGCCTTGAGCCTGACCGCCTGCGATGACGCGCCCAGGTTTACCAAGGCCGAGCCGGGTGAGTCACGGGCCGGCGGTGCTGCGACCGTGAACAAGCGCGATCAGAACGCATTTTCACTGCCCTCGGCCAACCTGTCGCCCACCCGTCGCCTGGATTTCAGCGTGGGCAACAGCTTTTTTCGCAGCCCCTGGGTGATCGCGCCGTCCACCACCACCGCGCGTGATGGCCTGGGCCCGCTGTTCAACACCAATGCCTGCCAGAACTGCCATATCAAGGACGGTCGCGGGCATCCGCCGTTACCCGACGCGGCCAATGCGGTGTCGATGCTGGTGCGCCTGTCGATTCCGGATGCAGCACCTTATGCCAAGCTCATCGAACAGCTTGGCGTGGTGCCCGAACCGGTCTACGGCGGGCAATTGCAGGACATGGCCGTGCCGGGCGTGCTGCCTGAAGGCAAAGTGCGGGTCGATTACACGCCGGTCAACGTGGCCTTCAAAGACGGCACGGTGATTGAACTACGCAAGCCGGACCTGCAAATCACCCAACTCGGCTACGGCCCGATGCATTCGGACACACGCTTCTCCGCGCGCGTCGCCCCGCCAATGATCGGCCTGGGCCTGCTCGAAGCCATCAGCGACGCCGATATCCTGCGCAACACCGACCCCAAGACCGCTGACAAAGAAGCCATCGTCGGCCGCGCCAACTGGGTCTGGGACGACGCCCAGCAAAAAACCGTGCTGGGGCGTTTCGGCTGGAAAGCCGGGCAGCCCAACCTCAATCAACAAAATGTTCACGCGTTTTCTGGTGATATGGGCCTCACCACCTCCCTGAGACCCTTCGATGACTGCACCGATGCGCAAGTCGCCTGCAAACAGGCCCCCAACGGCAATGGCCCCGATGGCGAGCCAGAAGTCAGCGACAATATCTTGCGTCTGGTGCTGTTCTACACCCGCAACCTGGCTGTGCCGGTGCGCCGCGACGTGAATAAACCGCAGGTCCTGGCCGGTAAAAATCTGTTCTACCAAGCCGGCTGCCAAGGCTGTCACAAGCCCGTGTTCACCACGGCGGCCAATGCCGCCGAACCAGAGCTGGCCAACCAGGTGATCCGCCCCTATAGCGACCTGCTGTTGCACGACATGGGCGAAGGCCTTGCCGACAACCGCAGCGAATTCAAGGCCGGTGGCCGTGACTGGCGCACGCCGCCGTTGTGGGGCATCGGCCTGACACAAACCGTAAGTGGCCACACCCAGTTCTTGCATGACGGCCGCGCTCGCAACCTGCTGGAAGCCGTGCTGTGGCACGGCGGTGAAGCACAAGCGGCGCAGCAACACGTGTTGTCCTTTAATGCCGAACAGCGCGCCGCGTTGCTGGCGTTCCTGAATTCTTTATAA
- a CDS encoding imelysin family protein, with protein MFRPKLLFTSLAALALGACSPQDPQAVTSAAIAKQVILPTYSRWVEADRQLAVSALAYCQGKESLDTARADFLHAQKAWAELQPLLIGPLAEGNRSWQVQFWPDKKNLVGRQVEQLVASQPQIDGAALAKSSVVVQGLSAYEYILYDARTDLADDAQKARYCPLLVAIGDRQKALAEEILASWNSTDGMLAQMSTFPNQRYADSHEAIADLLRVQVTALDTLKKKLGTPMGRQTKGIPQPFQADAWRSQSSLQSLEASLAAAQTVWVGVDNKGLRGLLPSEQKPLADKIDAAYAASLKLFASNQRTLNELLADDAGRQQLNDIYDSLNVVHRLHEGELAKALGIQLGFNANDGD; from the coding sequence ATGTTCCGTCCCAAGTTGTTGTTCACCAGCCTGGCCGCGCTTGCCCTCGGCGCCTGCTCGCCGCAAGACCCGCAAGCGGTGACCTCGGCGGCCATCGCCAAGCAAGTGATCCTGCCGACCTACAGCCGTTGGGTCGAAGCCGACCGCCAACTGGCCGTCAGCGCCCTGGCCTATTGCCAAGGCAAGGAGAGCCTGGACACGGCCCGTGCAGACTTCCTGCACGCGCAAAAGGCCTGGGCCGAGCTGCAACCGCTGTTGATCGGCCCGTTGGCCGAGGGCAACCGTTCGTGGCAGGTCCAGTTCTGGCCGGACAAGAAGAACCTGGTCGGGCGTCAGGTCGAACAACTGGTCGCCAGCCAGCCGCAGATCGACGGCGCCGCCCTGGCCAAATCCAGCGTGGTGGTACAAGGCCTGTCCGCCTACGAATACATCCTCTACGACGCCAGGACCGACCTCGCCGACGACGCCCAAAAAGCCCGTTACTGCCCGCTGCTGGTGGCCATCGGCGACCGTCAGAAGGCCCTGGCCGAAGAGATCCTGGCCAGTTGGAACAGCACCGACGGCATGCTGGCGCAGATGAGCACGTTTCCGAATCAGCGCTATGCCGATTCCCACGAAGCCATTGCCGATCTGCTGCGCGTCCAGGTGACCGCACTGGACACCCTGAAAAAGAAACTTGGCACGCCGATGGGTCGCCAGACCAAGGGCATCCCGCAGCCCTTCCAGGCTGATGCGTGGCGCAGCCAGTCCTCCCTGCAAAGCCTGGAAGCCAGCCTCGCGGCGGCCCAGACCGTATGGGTCGGCGTCGACAACAAAGGCTTGCGTGGCCTGCTGCCGTCCGAGCAGAAGCCGTTGGCCGACAAGATTGACGCCGCCTATGCCGCGTCGCTGAAACTGTTCGCCAGCAACCAGCGCACCCTCAATGAACTGCTGGCCGACGACGCCGGACGCCAGCAGCTCAACGATATCTACGACAGCCTCAACGTCGTCCACCGCCTGCACGAAGGCGAACTGGCCAAGGCGCTGGGCATCCAACTGGGCTTTAACGCCAACGACGGTGACTGA
- a CDS encoding DUF1513 domain-containing protein → MLRRQALAVGSVLLSALTLGGWTLFKGKDKGPLLLSARDDADGKHYAVGYRLDGKQVFATQVGQRCHDIINHPTLPIALFVARRPGTESYLIDLRDGTLLQTITSKANRHFYGHAVIHQSGDWLYATENDTTDPGRGLLGVYRFEGERLVHTGEISTHGIGPHQVSWMPDGETLVVANGGIRTEAESRVEMNLNAMEPSLVLMHRDGTLISKETLGQQMNSVRHMGIASDGTILTGQQFMGPSQERSELLAIKRPGQPFVAFPVADEQLQAMGHYTASVAVHSELRLVALTAPRGNRFFIWDMDSGELHLDGPLPDCAGVGAVEDGFVVTSGQGRCRFYDCRQKQLVAKPLELPAGLWDNHLHLI, encoded by the coding sequence ATGCTCAGGCGACAAGCTTTGGCCGTAGGCAGCGTGCTGCTCAGTGCGCTCACATTGGGTGGCTGGACGCTGTTCAAAGGTAAAGACAAGGGCCCGCTGCTGCTCTCGGCGCGGGATGACGCAGACGGCAAGCACTACGCCGTGGGCTATCGCCTGGACGGCAAGCAGGTGTTTGCCACCCAGGTCGGCCAGCGTTGCCACGACATCATCAACCACCCGACGCTGCCGATTGCGCTGTTTGTCGCCCGTCGTCCGGGCACCGAGAGTTACCTGATCGACCTGCGGGATGGCACGCTGCTGCAAACCATCACCTCCAAGGCCAATCGCCACTTCTATGGCCACGCGGTCATCCACCAGAGCGGCGACTGGCTGTACGCCACCGAGAACGACACGACCGACCCCGGTCGTGGCCTGCTCGGCGTATACAGGTTCGAAGGCGAGCGGCTGGTGCATACCGGCGAGATCTCCACCCACGGTATCGGCCCGCATCAGGTGTCGTGGATGCCCGATGGCGAAACCCTGGTGGTGGCCAACGGCGGCATTCGCACCGAAGCCGAAAGCCGCGTGGAAATGAACCTCAACGCCATGGAACCGAGCCTGGTGCTGATGCACCGCGACGGTACGCTGATCAGCAAGGAAACCCTCGGCCAGCAGATGAACAGCGTGCGCCATATGGGAATCGCCAGCGATGGCACCATCCTCACCGGGCAGCAGTTCATGGGGCCGTCCCAGGAGCGTTCCGAGTTGTTGGCGATCAAGCGGCCGGGCCAGCCATTCGTGGCATTTCCCGTGGCCGATGAGCAGTTGCAGGCCATGGGACACTACACCGCCAGTGTCGCCGTGCACAGTGAATTGCGCCTGGTGGCATTGACCGCTCCACGGGGCAACCGCTTCTTTATCTGGGACATGGACAGTGGCGAGTTGCATCTGGATGGGCCGTTACCCGACTGTGCCGGTGTCGGTGCGGTAGAGGACGGGTTTGTCGTGACCTCGGGCCAAGGCCGTTGCCGGTTCTACGATTGCCGCCAGAAACAGCTGGTAGCAAAACCGTTGGAATTGCCGGCAGGGCTCTGGGATAACCATCTGCATCTGATCTGA
- a CDS encoding efflux RND transporter periplasmic adaptor subunit, translating into MLRRRMLIMLGVVLLIVLLLGGYKAFSIYQQIQVFSKPKPAVSVAVATAAEHPWQLRLPSVGTLKALQGVNLSLEIAGTVKNVQFESGQKVKAGQPLVQLDSAVESALLETAQADLGLAQLDYGRGSQLVGSQAISKGEFDRLSAQLQKNKATVNQLKASLAKKHIVAPFSGTIGIRQVDVGDYLASGTVIATLQDISSLYVDFYIPEHSVPKVALGQAVQVEVSAYPGEQFPGSISAINPKVENTTRNVLVRATLANPEGKLLPGMFTSLDVLLSNPAPQIVVPEGAITYTLYGNSVYAVAEKKTEAGEVEKDADGKPLLIAERRFVETGERRGGLVLVSKGLKAGEQVVSAGQLKLDNGTPIAISPDKNLPAGH; encoded by the coding sequence ATGCTGCGCCGTCGCATGCTGATCATGTTGGGTGTCGTCCTGCTAATCGTCCTGCTGCTGGGGGGCTATAAAGCCTTTTCCATCTATCAGCAGATTCAGGTTTTCTCCAAGCCCAAGCCGGCCGTGAGTGTGGCGGTCGCGACGGCGGCTGAACACCCCTGGCAACTGCGCTTACCCTCGGTGGGCACGCTCAAGGCGCTGCAAGGGGTGAACTTGAGCCTGGAAATTGCCGGTACGGTCAAGAACGTGCAGTTCGAGTCCGGGCAGAAGGTCAAGGCCGGGCAACCGCTGGTGCAACTCGACAGCGCGGTCGAAAGCGCGCTGCTGGAAACCGCCCAGGCTGATCTCGGCCTGGCGCAACTGGACTACGGTCGCGGCAGCCAACTGGTGGGCAGCCAGGCCATCTCCAAAGGCGAATTCGATCGCCTCTCTGCGCAACTGCAGAAGAACAAGGCCACGGTCAATCAGCTCAAGGCGTCGTTGGCGAAGAAACACATCGTTGCGCCGTTCAGCGGCACTATCGGCATTCGTCAGGTAGACGTGGGTGACTACCTCGCCAGTGGCACAGTAATCGCTACCCTGCAGGACATCAGCAGTCTCTACGTCGATTTCTATATCCCTGAGCACTCTGTGCCCAAGGTCGCCCTGGGGCAAGCCGTGCAGGTGGAAGTCTCGGCTTATCCCGGCGAACAGTTCCCCGGCAGCATCAGCGCGATCAACCCCAAGGTCGAAAACACCACGCGCAATGTGCTGGTGCGCGCCACCCTGGCCAACCCGGAGGGCAAGCTGCTGCCCGGCATGTTCACCAGCCTGGATGTGCTACTGTCCAACCCCGCCCCGCAGATCGTGGTGCCTGAAGGCGCGATCACCTACACCCTCTACGGCAACTCGGTGTACGCCGTGGCCGAGAAAAAGACCGAGGCCGGCGAGGTGGAAAAGGACGCCGATGGCAAGCCACTGCTGATTGCCGAACGACGCTTCGTCGAGACCGGTGAGCGACGCGGCGGCCTGGTGCTGGTGAGCAAGGGCCTCAAGGCCGGTGAACAAGTGGTCAGCGCCGGCCAGCTGAAGCTGGATAACGGCACCCCCATTGCCATCAGTCCGGACAAAAACCTGCCGGCAGGGCACTAG